The Candidatus Polarisedimenticolia bacterium genome window below encodes:
- a CDS encoding type II secretion system F family protein yields MNIEMTVLFGLIATFTISLSAAAYLALKPRRAAVDRLGRLPESSIAAATEGLGPALATTPVDSRQAGFLRKRMLRTPISMASASKTQKLLHYAGHRTGTALSTYNTIRLVCMVCMPTAFFLGTLKIHMMPATRFLITALLALLGMMLPKMVLKSQARGRQHRLKLSLPDALDLLVICVEAGMGLNQAIVKVSEELERTHQEISEELKLVNLEIRAGRTRVEALKNLGERTGVDDIIALAAMLIQTDKFGTSVAKSLRVHSDCLRTERIQRAEEAAAKTTIKLIFPLLFCIFPALLVVILGPAFLNLARIFSDTIQATAK; encoded by the coding sequence ATGAATATCGAGATGACCGTCCTCTTCGGATTGATCGCCACGTTCACGATCTCGCTGTCGGCCGCCGCCTACCTGGCCCTCAAGCCCCGCCGCGCCGCGGTGGATCGCCTGGGACGGCTCCCGGAATCCTCGATCGCGGCCGCGACGGAGGGCCTCGGCCCGGCACTGGCCACCACGCCGGTGGACTCGCGCCAGGCCGGCTTCCTGCGGAAGCGCATGCTGCGCACGCCGATCTCGATGGCCAGTGCCTCCAAGACCCAGAAGCTGCTGCACTACGCGGGGCACCGCACCGGCACCGCGCTGTCCACCTACAACACCATCCGCCTGGTCTGCATGGTGTGCATGCCCACGGCGTTCTTCCTGGGCACCCTCAAGATCCACATGATGCCGGCGACACGCTTCCTCATCACCGCCCTGCTGGCGCTGCTCGGCATGATGCTGCCCAAGATGGTCCTGAAGAGCCAGGCGCGCGGCCGCCAGCACCGCCTCAAGCTGAGCCTGCCGGATGCGCTGGACCTGCTGGTCATCTGCGTGGAAGCCGGCATGGGGCTGAACCAGGCGATCGTGAAGGTCTCCGAGGAGCTGGAGCGGACGCACCAGGAGATCAGCGAGGAGCTGAAGCTGGTCAATCTGGAGATCCGGGCCGGCAGGACGCGCGTCGAGGCCCTCAAGAACCTGGGCGAGCGCACGGGCGTCGACGACATCATCGCCCTGGCCGCCATGCTGATCCAGACCGACAAGTTCGGGACCAGCGTCGCCAAGTCGCTGCGCGTCCACTCCGACTGCCTGCGCACCGAGCGCATCCAGCGCGCCGAGGAGGCCGCCGCCAAGACGACGATCAAGCTGATCTTCCCGCTCCTGTTCTGCATCTTCCCCGCGCTGCTGGTGGTGATCCTCGGCCCGGCCTTCCTGAACCTCGCCCGGATCTTCAGCGACACGATCCAGGCGACGGCCAAATGA
- a CDS encoding dihydrodipicolinate reductase: MIDSQKGPAYPVRVIVEEKILSSPIKVVQFGMGPIGVALAKEVLSRADLELTGAVDRAPGNAGRPLDELVGPQAHNLPRVVPNLGDLPTPPQPRVVLHATGSRLKEVMPQLEEILSMGYHCVSSCEELSYPFLRHPELGQRLDDLARRNGVGLVGAGINPGFALDLLPALLATACRRIDRVEALRSVEVTDRREPLQLKVGMGLTLEAYRTKEQAVGGMGHVGLAESAALLGSALGWSTRGIEESSEPVIAQHEITMGSRTFEPGTVLGTRTRAVLKVDGEDRLLLQVTIAAAVGREEDHIMLEGDPTLELVIPGGIPGDSATASILASMARRIVAVPPGLHSVLTLPVVPPGPPRLV, translated from the coding sequence ATGATTGACAGCCAGAAGGGCCCCGCCTATCCTGTGCGGGTCATCGTCGAGGAAAAAATCTTGAGCTCGCCCATCAAGGTCGTGCAGTTCGGCATGGGGCCCATCGGCGTCGCGCTGGCCAAGGAAGTGCTGTCGCGCGCCGATCTGGAGCTGACCGGCGCCGTGGACCGGGCGCCGGGAAACGCTGGCCGGCCGCTCGACGAGCTGGTGGGGCCGCAGGCGCACAACCTGCCGCGCGTCGTGCCGAACCTCGGGGATCTGCCGACGCCTCCGCAGCCGCGTGTCGTCCTGCACGCCACCGGCTCCCGCCTCAAGGAGGTGATGCCGCAGCTGGAGGAGATCCTGTCGATGGGGTACCACTGCGTCTCCTCGTGCGAGGAGCTCTCTTACCCCTTCCTGCGGCATCCCGAGCTCGGACAGCGTCTGGACGATCTGGCGAGGCGCAACGGCGTCGGCCTGGTCGGCGCCGGGATCAACCCGGGCTTCGCGCTCGATCTGCTGCCGGCGCTGCTGGCCACCGCCTGCCGGCGCATCGACCGGGTCGAGGCGCTGCGCTCCGTCGAGGTGACCGACCGCCGCGAGCCGCTGCAGCTGAAAGTGGGGATGGGGCTGACGCTCGAAGCCTACCGGACCAAGGAGCAGGCGGTGGGAGGCATGGGGCACGTGGGGCTGGCCGAATCGGCGGCGCTATTGGGATCGGCCTTGGGCTGGAGCACGCGGGGCATCGAGGAGTCGAGCGAGCCGGTGATCGCGCAGCACGAGATCACCATGGGAAGCCGCACTTTCGAGCCCGGAACGGTGCTCGGCACGCGGACGCGCGCGGTTCTCAAGGTGGACGGGGAGGACCGCCTCCTCCTTCAAGTGACGATTGCCGCGGCGGTCGGCAGGGAAGAAGATCACATCATGCTGGAGGGGGACCCGACCCTCGAGCTGGTCATTCCCGGAGGAATTCCGGGGGATTCCGCCACTGCTTCCATCCTGGCAAGCATGGCTCGGCGGATTGTGGCCGTCCCCCCCGGCCTGCATAGCGTTCTGACGCTTCCGGTGGTGCCCCCCGGCCCACCGAGACTGGTCTGA
- a CDS encoding ATP-binding protein, producing MSTRTAMEVINATTHDSETPRAPRTPEETGLSAAFLFDLTLKTLYYQNEMRGTELADALRLPFNVLEGTLEALKRERLIEMKGNDGPSRAAYRYCILSAGRDRAREAMAVSRYVGPAPVSLAEYSRRVTLQNLGLERIPADRLREAFSHIVMQPGLLERVGPAVAARKTLFLYGAPGNGKTMLAEAIGRALGGAIHIPHAVEMDQQVIKVYDPVFHGDEETAGSEDTPLSGDLRDRRWVRARRPVVFSGGELTLEMLDLIFNEREGFYQAPLQMKSNGGVFILDDFGRQLVQPRDLLNRWIVPLDRAVDYLTLHTGRKFPVPFRSLVIFATNLRPHDLVDEAFLRRIRYKIAITDPSRAEYREIFLRECERHHVAGGEWAVDYLFEEYYGKQGIPVRCCHPRDLLDKVVDAARFAGGEPSLDATTLDRVCGSYFLSEEAELSM from the coding sequence ATGAGCACGCGGACCGCGATGGAAGTCATCAACGCTACGACGCACGACTCGGAAACTCCCCGCGCGCCCAGGACCCCCGAGGAAACCGGGCTCTCGGCCGCCTTTCTCTTCGACCTGACGCTCAAGACCCTGTACTACCAGAACGAGATGCGCGGCACCGAGCTCGCCGACGCGCTGCGCCTGCCCTTCAACGTCCTGGAAGGGACGCTCGAGGCGCTCAAGCGCGAGCGACTCATCGAGATGAAGGGGAACGACGGCCCCAGCCGCGCGGCCTATCGATACTGCATCCTCTCCGCCGGGCGGGACCGGGCCCGCGAGGCGATGGCCGTGAGCCGCTATGTCGGCCCGGCGCCGGTGTCCCTGGCCGAATACTCCCGGCGCGTGACGCTGCAGAACCTCGGGCTGGAGCGCATTCCCGCCGACCGGCTGCGCGAGGCTTTCTCCCACATCGTGATGCAGCCCGGGCTGCTGGAGCGCGTCGGTCCGGCGGTGGCGGCGCGCAAGACCCTGTTCCTGTACGGCGCCCCCGGCAACGGCAAGACGATGCTGGCCGAGGCGATCGGGCGGGCCCTGGGGGGAGCCATCCACATCCCGCACGCCGTCGAGATGGACCAGCAGGTGATCAAGGTCTACGACCCCGTATTCCATGGGGACGAGGAGACGGCCGGATCGGAAGACACGCCGCTGTCGGGCGACCTGCGCGATCGCCGCTGGGTGCGCGCCCGCCGGCCCGTGGTCTTCAGCGGCGGCGAGCTGACGCTGGAGATGCTGGATCTCATCTTCAACGAGCGGGAGGGCTTCTACCAGGCGCCGCTGCAGATGAAGTCGAACGGCGGCGTCTTCATCCTCGACGACTTCGGACGCCAGCTCGTCCAGCCGCGCGACCTGCTGAACCGCTGGATCGTGCCGCTGGACCGCGCCGTGGACTACCTGACGCTGCACACCGGTCGCAAGTTCCCGGTCCCCTTCCGCAGCCTCGTGATCTTCGCCACCAACCTGCGTCCGCACGACCTGGTGGACGAGGCGTTCCTGCGGCGCATCCGCTACAAGATCGCCATTACCGATCCGTCGCGCGCCGAATACCGCGAGATCTTCCTGCGCGAGTGCGAGCGGCACCACGTGGCCGGCGGGGAATGGGCGGTGGATTACCTGTTCGAGGAGTACTACGGCAAGCAGGGGATCCCGGTCCGCTGCTGCCATCCGCGCGACCTCCTGGACAAGGTGGTGGATGCCGCGCGCTTCGCCGGGGGCGAGCCGTCGCTCGACGCCACGACCCTGGATCGGGTCTGCGGCTCCTACTTCCTGTCGGAGGAAGCCGAGCTGTCGATGTAG
- a CDS encoding DUF192 domain-containing protein, whose amino-acid sequence MRAVNPRSEAELATQVVKADTFWTRLRGLTGRTGLESGEALWIVPCRSIHTHGMAFPIDVVFLDRDRNVVGLEENLSPGRFAPIRWKARTVLELPAGTVRRSRTRIGDRIEIEPKEA is encoded by the coding sequence ATGCGCGCCGTGAATCCCCGCAGCGAAGCCGAGCTGGCCACTCAGGTGGTCAAGGCCGACACCTTCTGGACCCGCCTGCGCGGCCTGACCGGGCGCACGGGGCTGGAGAGCGGCGAGGCGCTATGGATCGTCCCGTGCCGGAGCATCCACACGCACGGCATGGCCTTTCCGATCGACGTGGTTTTCCTGGACCGCGACCGCAACGTCGTGGGGCTGGAGGAGAACCTCTCCCCCGGACGCTTCGCCCCGATCCGCTGGAAGGCGAGGACCGTCCTGGAGCTCCCGGCAGGCACCGTCCGGCGCAGCCGGACCCGCATCGGCGACCGGATCGAAATCGAACCCAAGGAGGCATGA
- a CDS encoding P1 family peptidase, whose protein sequence is MGLPGVRIGHASDRRAATGITVVLCEKGAVCGLDVRGGGSSLRNPTVALPGHRVQRVHAIFFAGGSGFGLDAGAGVMTYLEGRRVGFPVRGVRIPIVTGAILFDLGVGSSRRRPDAAMARRACRAARASRVAEGSVGAGTGATVGKYYGMPRAMKGGVGIATLRRGSLAVGALAVVNAFGDVRHPVSGELLAGARRTPRGSGLAG, encoded by the coding sequence TTGGGTCTTCCGGGAGTCCGCATCGGGCATGCGAGCGATCGTCGCGCGGCCACCGGCATCACGGTGGTGCTGTGCGAGAAGGGGGCGGTGTGCGGGCTGGACGTGCGCGGCGGCGGCTCCTCGCTGCGCAATCCCACGGTGGCGCTGCCCGGCCACCGGGTGCAAAGGGTGCATGCCATCTTCTTCGCCGGCGGCAGCGGCTTCGGCCTGGACGCAGGGGCCGGCGTGATGACCTACCTGGAAGGACGGCGGGTCGGCTTTCCGGTTCGCGGGGTGCGCATCCCGATCGTCACCGGGGCCATCCTGTTCGATCTGGGCGTGGGAAGCTCGCGGCGGCGGCCCGACGCGGCGATGGCGCGGCGCGCCTGCCGCGCCGCCCGTGCGTCGCGCGTGGCGGAAGGAAGCGTCGGGGCCGGGACGGGCGCGACGGTGGGAAAGTATTACGGTATGCCACGTGCCATGAAGGGGGGCGTCGGCATCGCGACGCTGCGCCGCGGCAGCCTGGCGGTCGGCGCGCTGGCGGTGGTCAACGCCTTCGGCGACGTGCGCCATCCGGTCAGCGGAGAGCTCCTGGCGGGGGCGCGCCGCACCCCCCGGGGAAGCGGCCTGGCCGGC